In Triticum aestivum cultivar Chinese Spring chromosome 5B, IWGSC CS RefSeq v2.1, whole genome shotgun sequence, the following proteins share a genomic window:
- the LOC123115272 gene encoding MDIS1-interacting receptor like kinase 1-like, with amino-acid sequence MANATAQLSSKARFFFLVVFSLSLVCRAGASNGAAATGDEAAMLLAIRALLADPLGELSGWGSAPHCGWKGVRCDDRGAVTGLDLAGMNLSGTIPDDVLGLSALTSVVLRGNAFAGGLPAALVSIPTLRELDVSDNGFTGLFPAGLGSCASLAHFNSSGNDFVGPLPADLGNATELETLDVRGGFFSGTIPESYGRLRKLEFLGLAGNNLSGALPAVLFELTALEQIIIGYNEFTGPIPAAIGKLKNLRYLDMAIGGLEGPIPPELGRLPALDTVFLYGNNVGGEIPKELGNLASLVMLDLSENALTGAIPPELAQLANLQLLNIMCNRLKGGVPAGVGELPRLEVLQLWNNSLTGPLPLSLGAEHPLQWLDVSTNALSGPVPAGLCGSGNLTGLILFNNAFTGPIPTSLATCSSLVRVRAHNNRLNGAVPTALGRLHRLDRLELAGNELSGEIPDDLALSTSLSFIDLSRNRLRSALPPRILSIPTLQTFAAAGNELTGGVPDELGGCRALSALDLSGNRLSGAIPAGLASCQRLAALILRRNRLAGDIPRPFATMPALSVLDLSNNLLSGEIPSNLGSSPALEMLSVAYNNLTGPVPATGLMRTINPDELAGNPGLCGGVLPPCLANASSSEASSRLRRSHAKLIAVGWAIGISVALVACGAVFLGKVLHQRRYANGAGCCDDDAAEEDGSVSTAFQRLGFTGAEAIACVKENNIVGSKSSHPS; translated from the coding sequence ATGGCGAATGCTACAGCTCAGCTGAGCAGCAAGGCAcgcttcttcttcttagtcgtcTTCTCATTGTCGCTCGTGTGCCGCGCCGGGGCGTCCAATGGCGCTGCCGCCAcgggcgacgaggcggcgatgcTGCTGGCCATCAGGGCCTTGCTCGCCGACCCACTGGGGGAGCTCAGTGGCTGGGGCTCCGCGCCGCATTGCGGCTGGAAGGGCGTGCGCTGCGACGACCGGGGCGCGGTCACCGGCCTTGACCTCGCGGGCATGAACCTGAGCGGCACCATCCCGGACGACGTCCTCGGCCTCAGCGCGCTCACCTCGGTCGTGCTCCGCGGCAACGCGTTCGCGGGCGGGCTACCGGCCGCGCTGGTGTCGATCCCGACGCTCCGGGAGCTCGACGTCAGCGATAACGGCTTCACCGGCCTGTTCCCGGCCGGCCTCGGCTCGTGCGCCTCGCTGGCGCATTTCAACTCCTCCGGCAACGACTTCGTCGGCCCGCTCCCGGCCGACCTCGGCAACGCCACCGAGCTCGAGACCCTCGACGTCAGGGGCGGCTTCTTCTCTGGCACGATCCCCGAGAGCTACGGCAGGCTCCGGAAGCTCGAGTTCTTGGGGCTCGCGGGCAACAACCTCAGCGGCGCTCTCCCGGCTGTGCTATTCGAGCTCACGGCGTTAGAGCAGATCATCATCGGCTACAACGAGTTCACCGGCCCGATCCCAGCGGCCATCGGCAAGCTCAAGAACCTCCGGTACCTTGACATGGCGATCGGCGGCTTGGAAGGCCCCATCCCACCCGAGCTCGGCCGGCTGCCGGCGCTCGACACCGTGTTCCTTTACGGGAACAACGTCGGCGGTGAGATACCCAAGGAGCTCGGCAACCTGGCCTCCCTCGTCATGCTCGACCTCTCTGAAAATGCACTCACCGGCGCGATCCCACCGGAGCTGGCGCAGCTCGCCAACCTGCAGCTGCTCAACATCATGTGCAACCGGCTCAAGGGCGGCGTCCCGGCGGGCGTCGGTGAGCTTCCCAGGCTTGAGGTGCTCCAGCTGTGGAACAACTCCCTCACCGGCCCGCTGCCGCTGTCGCTCGGCGCCGAGCATCCACTGCAGTGGCTCGACGTGTCGACGAACGCGCTCTCCGGGCCGGTGCCCGCCGGCCTCTGCGGCAGCGGCAACCTGACCGGGCTGATACTGTTCAACAATGCCTTCACGGGCCCGATCCCGACGAGCCTCGCCACGTGCTCGTCGCTGGTCCGCGTGCGCGCGCACAACAACCGGCTGAACGGCGCGGTGCCGACGGCGCTCGGGCGATTGCATCGCCTGGATCGCCTGGAGCTGGCCGGGAACGagctctccggcgagatcccggaCGACCTGGCGCTCTCGACGTCGCTCTCCTTCATCGACCTCTCGCGCAACCGGCTGCGGTCGGCACTGCCGCCGCGCATCCTGTCCATTCCGACGCTGCAGACGTTCGCCGCAGCGGGGAACGAGCTGACCGGAGGCGTGCCGGACGAGCTGGGCGGTTGCCGGGCACTCTCCGCGCTTGATCTGTCGGGCAACCGGCTCTCCGGCGCCATCCCGGCGGGTCTCGCGTCGTgccagcggctcgcggcgctgatCCTCAGGAGAAACCGCCTCGCCGGCGACATCCCCAGGCCGTTCGCCACGATGCCGGCACTGTCCGTCCTAGACCTCTCCAACAACCTCCTCTCCGGCGAGATACCGAGCAACCTGGGCAGCTCGCCGGCGCTCGAGATGCTCAGCGTGGCGTACAACAACCTCACCGGTCCCGTGCCGGCGACGGGGCTGATGAGGACGATCAACCCCGACGAGCTGGCCGGGAACCCGGGGCTCTGCGGCGGCGTGCTGCCCCCGTGCCTGGCCAACGCTTCATCCTCGGAAGCGTCCTCCAGACTCCGGCGCTCGCACGCGAAGCTCATCGCTGTCGGGTGGGCGATCGGCATCTCCGTCGCACTCGTGGCCTGCGGAGCCGTCTTCCTCGGTAAGGTGCTGCACCAGCGGCGGTACGCCAATGGTGCTGGATGCTGCGACGACGACGCCGCTGAGGAGGACGGGAGCGTCTCGACGGCGTTCCAGCGGCTAGGTTTCACCGGCGCCGAGGCGATCGCGTGCGTCAAGGAGAACAACATCGTCGGCAGCAAGTCCAGCCATCCCTCATGA